The Streptomyces sp. HUAS CB01 genome has a segment encoding these proteins:
- the dapE gene encoding succinyl-diaminopimelate desuccinylase, with translation MPESALDLTLDGPALTARLVDFPSVSGDEKPLADAIERALRALPHLTVDRQGNNVVARTHLGRGERVILAGHIDTVPIADNVPSRLDENGVLWGCGTSDMKSGVAVQLRIAATVPEPNRDLTFVFYDNEEVAAHLNGLGHVAAAHPDWLEGDFAVLLEPSDAQVEGGCQGTLRVHLRTTGERAHSARSWMGSNAIHAAGPILARLAAYEPRRPVIDGLRYHEGLNAVGIEGGVATNVIPDECTVVINYRYAPDRTMAEAEAHVREVFADCDVAEFVVDDHTGGALPGLSHPAAAAFMAAVGGTAQPKFGWTDVSRFSALGVPAVNYGPGDALFAHKRDEHVAVDRITHCEERLRRWLTA, from the coding sequence ATGCCCGAAAGCGCGCTTGATCTCACCCTGGACGGCCCGGCTCTCACCGCACGGCTCGTCGACTTCCCGTCGGTCAGCGGCGACGAGAAACCCCTCGCCGACGCGATCGAGCGGGCGCTCCGTGCCCTGCCCCACCTCACCGTCGACCGGCAGGGCAACAACGTGGTCGCCCGGACGCACCTGGGCCGGGGCGAACGCGTCATCCTGGCCGGGCACATCGACACCGTGCCGATCGCGGACAACGTCCCCTCCCGGCTCGACGAGAACGGCGTCCTGTGGGGCTGCGGCACCTCGGACATGAAGTCGGGTGTCGCCGTCCAGCTCCGGATCGCCGCGACCGTGCCCGAGCCCAATCGCGACCTGACGTTCGTCTTCTACGACAATGAGGAGGTCGCGGCACATCTCAACGGCCTCGGCCATGTTGCGGCCGCACACCCCGACTGGCTGGAGGGCGATTTCGCCGTTCTGCTCGAGCCCTCCGACGCCCAGGTGGAGGGCGGCTGCCAGGGGACTCTGCGGGTGCACCTCCGTACCACGGGAGAGCGCGCACACTCCGCCCGTAGCTGGATGGGGTCCAACGCCATCCACGCCGCCGGCCCGATCCTGGCCCGGCTCGCCGCCTACGAGCCGCGCCGCCCGGTGATCGACGGGCTGAGGTACCACGAGGGGCTCAACGCGGTCGGGATCGAGGGCGGTGTGGCCACCAACGTCATCCCCGACGAGTGCACCGTGGTGATCAACTACCGCTACGCCCCGGACCGGACCATGGCGGAGGCCGAGGCCCACGTCCGCGAGGTGTTCGCGGACTGCGACGTCGCCGAGTTCGTCGTCGACGACCACACCGGCGGAGCGCTGCCCGGCCTCTCGCACCCGGCCGCCGCCGCGTTCATGGCGGCGGTGGGCGGCACGGCACAGCCCAAGTTCGGCTGGACCGACGTGTCGCGCTTCAGCGCGCTCGGCGTCCCCGCTGTCAACTACGGCCCGGGCGACGCGCTCTTCGCCCACAAGCGGGACGAGCACGTGGCCGTCGACAGGATCACGCACTGCGAGGAGCGTCTGCGGCGGTGGCTGACCGCGTGA
- a CDS encoding TIGR00730 family Rossman fold protein, with protein sequence MGSPEEARPEEQRLGPVVRRRDQIQPGTTDQRLLDTEGDSQWVHTDPWRVMRIQSEFVEGFGALAELPSAISVFGSARTAPGTPGYDAAVRIGRALVDAGFAVITGGGPGAMEAANRGAREAGGISVGLGIELPFEQGLNPHVDIGVNFRYFFVRKTMFVKYAQGFVVMPGGFGTLDELFEALTLVQTGKVTRFPVVLFGSAYWSGLVDWLRGTVVAEGKASARDLLLFHVTDDVDEAVALVTKETGPPPPIPYEGYEA encoded by the coding sequence ATGGGCAGTCCCGAGGAAGCACGGCCGGAGGAGCAGCGGCTGGGTCCGGTGGTGCGGCGCAGGGATCAGATCCAGCCCGGCACCACGGACCAGCGCCTGCTGGACACCGAGGGCGACTCGCAGTGGGTGCACACCGACCCGTGGCGGGTCATGCGCATCCAGTCGGAGTTCGTGGAGGGCTTCGGCGCCCTCGCCGAACTGCCCAGCGCCATCAGCGTCTTCGGTTCCGCCCGGACCGCTCCCGGTACACCCGGGTACGACGCCGCCGTACGGATCGGCCGGGCGCTGGTCGACGCGGGCTTCGCGGTGATCACCGGAGGCGGGCCGGGGGCGATGGAGGCCGCCAACCGCGGTGCGCGGGAGGCGGGCGGCATCTCGGTCGGGCTGGGCATCGAGCTGCCCTTCGAGCAGGGCCTCAACCCGCACGTCGACATCGGCGTGAACTTCCGGTACTTCTTCGTCCGCAAGACGATGTTCGTCAAGTACGCGCAGGGCTTCGTGGTCATGCCGGGCGGCTTCGGCACGCTCGACGAACTGTTCGAGGCGCTCACCCTCGTCCAGACCGGCAAGGTGACCCGCTTCCCCGTCGTGCTCTTCGGGTCGGCTTACTGGTCCGGCCTGGTCGACTGGCTGCGCGGGACGGTCGTCGCCGAGGGCAAGGCGTCCGCTCGCGACCTGCTGCTCTTCCATGTCACGGACGACGTGGACGAGGCGGTCGCCCTGGTCACCAAGGAGACCGGCCCGCCGCCACCGATTCCGTACGAGGGCTACGAGGCCTGA
- the folP gene encoding dihydropteroate synthase — protein MHDGTLRLGRREFGAHEPVIMAIVNRTPDSFYDQGATFRDEPALARVEQAVSEGAAIIDIGGVKAGPGEEVTAEEEARRTVGFVAEVRRRFPDVVISVDTWRHDVGAAVCEAGADLLNDAWGGVDPALAEVAARYGAGLVCTHAGGAEPRTRPHRVAYDDVMADILRVTTGLAERALGLGVRRDGILIDPGHDFGKNTRHSLEATRRLGEMAETGWPVLVSLSNKDFVGETLDRPVKERVIGTLATTAVSAWLGARVYRVHEVAETRQVLDMVASIAGHRPPAVARRGLA, from the coding sequence ATGCACGACGGGACTCTGCGGCTGGGACGGCGCGAGTTCGGCGCGCACGAGCCAGTGATCATGGCGATCGTGAACCGGACGCCGGACTCCTTCTACGACCAGGGCGCCACGTTCCGCGACGAGCCGGCTCTGGCCCGTGTCGAGCAGGCGGTGTCCGAGGGCGCCGCCATCATCGACATCGGCGGGGTGAAGGCCGGGCCCGGTGAGGAGGTGACCGCCGAGGAGGAGGCGCGCCGCACGGTCGGTTTCGTCGCCGAGGTGCGCAGGCGCTTCCCGGACGTGGTGATCAGCGTCGACACCTGGCGGCACGACGTCGGCGCCGCGGTCTGCGAGGCGGGCGCCGACCTGCTGAACGACGCCTGGGGCGGGGTCGATCCCGCTCTGGCCGAGGTGGCCGCCCGTTACGGGGCGGGCCTGGTCTGCACGCACGCGGGCGGGGCCGAGCCGCGGACACGGCCGCACCGGGTCGCGTACGACGACGTGATGGCGGACATCCTGCGGGTGACGACCGGGCTGGCGGAGCGGGCGCTGGGGCTCGGTGTGCGCCGGGACGGGATCCTCATCGACCCCGGCCACGACTTCGGGAAGAACACCCGTCACTCGCTGGAGGCGACCCGCAGGCTCGGCGAGATGGCGGAGACGGGCTGGCCGGTGCTGGTCTCCCTGTCGAACAAGGACTTCGTCGGCGAGACCCTCGACCGCCCGGTCAAGGAACGGGTGATCGGCACCCTGGCGACGACCGCGGTGTCGGCGTGGCTCGGCGCGCGGGTGTACCGGGTGCACGAGGTGGCGGAGACCCGGCAGGTCCTGGACATGGTGGCGTCGATCGCCGGACACCGGCCCCCGGCGGTCGCCCGCCGGGGACTGGCCTGA
- a CDS encoding DNA-3-methyladenine glycosylase I produces MSGGAVAGPDGRLRCPWGLSTEDYVRYHDEEWGRPVRGDDALFERLALEAFQSGLSWITVLRRREGFREAFAGFRIASVAAFTDADKERLLADAGIIRNRSKIDATIANARVLADWAEGELDALIWSYAPDPAVRRAPRTLADVPAATDESTALSKDLKKRGLRFIGPTTAYALMQACGLVDDHLADCVARGGRGAG; encoded by the coding sequence ATGAGCGGCGGAGCCGTGGCCGGCCCGGACGGGCGGCTGCGCTGCCCGTGGGGCCTGTCCACCGAGGACTACGTCAGGTACCACGACGAGGAGTGGGGCCGTCCCGTCCGCGGGGACGACGCGCTGTTCGAGCGGCTCGCGCTGGAGGCGTTCCAGTCGGGGCTTTCCTGGATCACCGTCCTGCGCCGCCGCGAGGGCTTCCGGGAGGCCTTCGCCGGTTTCCGGATCGCCTCGGTCGCGGCGTTCACCGACGCCGACAAGGAGCGACTGCTCGCCGACGCCGGCATCATCCGCAACCGCTCCAAGATCGACGCGACGATCGCCAACGCCCGGGTGCTGGCCGACTGGGCGGAGGGTGAGCTCGACGCCCTGATCTGGTCGTACGCACCGGACCCGGCCGTCCGCCGGGCGCCGCGCACCCTCGCGGACGTCCCGGCGGCCACGGACGAGTCGACCGCCCTCTCCAAGGACCTCAAGAAGCGCGGTCTGCGCTTCATCGGCCCCACGACGGCGTACGCGCTCATGCAGGCCTGCGGTCTGGTCGACGACCATCTGGCCGACTGCGTGGCCCGTGGGGGCCGCGGCGCCGGCTGA
- a CDS encoding enoyl-CoA hydratase/isomerase family protein, whose amino-acid sequence MADTVLYEVSDGLATITINRPEAMNAMNVEAKVALRDALQAAAADAGVRAVLLTATGRAFCVGQDLKEHISLLVSDRESGTGHTMSTVRDHYNPIVRAITEMPKPVVAGVNGVAAGAGMGFALAADYRVVADTAKFTTSFAGVALTADSGVSWTLPRLIGPSRAADLLLFPRSITAQEAFDLGIVNKLVPADDLAAEAAAVARALADGPTLAYAAIKESLAYGAGHTLSETLEKEDELQTRAGASEDHAIAVQAFIAKEKPKYVGH is encoded by the coding sequence ATGGCCGACACCGTGCTGTACGAGGTGAGCGACGGACTCGCGACGATCACGATCAACCGGCCGGAGGCCATGAACGCGATGAACGTCGAGGCCAAGGTCGCCCTCCGGGACGCCCTGCAGGCGGCCGCGGCGGACGCCGGCGTACGGGCGGTCCTGCTGACGGCGACGGGCCGCGCGTTCTGTGTGGGGCAGGACCTCAAGGAGCACATCTCCTTGCTGGTCTCCGACCGCGAGTCGGGCACCGGTCACACGATGAGCACCGTCCGCGACCACTACAACCCCATCGTGCGCGCGATCACCGAGATGCCGAAGCCGGTGGTGGCGGGCGTGAACGGCGTCGCCGCGGGTGCCGGCATGGGTTTCGCGCTGGCCGCCGACTACCGGGTCGTCGCCGACACCGCCAAGTTCACGACGTCCTTCGCCGGGGTCGCGCTGACGGCGGACTCCGGGGTCTCCTGGACGCTCCCGCGGCTGATCGGTCCCAGCAGGGCCGCCGACCTGCTGCTCTTCCCGCGCTCGATCACGGCGCAGGAGGCGTTCGACCTCGGCATCGTGAACAAGCTCGTACCGGCCGACGACCTGGCGGCGGAGGCCGCCGCGGTCGCCCGCGCCCTGGCCGACGGCCCGACGCTCGCGTACGCCGCGATCAAGGAGTCCCTCGCGTACGGGGCCGGCCACACGCTGAGCGAGACGCTGGAGAAGGAGGACGAACTCCAGACCCGGGCCGGTGCCTCGGAGGACCACGCCATCGCGGTCCAGGCCTTCATCGCCAAGGAGAAGCCGAAGTACGTGGGCCACTGA